A stretch of Imperialibacter roseus DNA encodes these proteins:
- a CDS encoding MBL fold metallo-hydrolase produces MIRSDTFNVAFLLLISTAISSCKEKSAGQAEASLPDQFIMVLGVAQDAGYPQAGCEKACCQHYWSGEHKEERVVSLGIVDKKAGKVWMIEATPDFKSQWHDLNEKAGLNNTSPDGIFLTHAHVGHYTGLMELGREIMGAASVPVYGMPVMRSFLTQNGPWSQLVALENISLQKLAADSTIQLSPDISITPFLVPHRDEFSETVGYRIESGRKGVIFIPDIDKWSKWDRNIRELVASADVAFLDATFFRKGEIARDMSEVPHPFVEESMALFEDLPESDRRKVHFIHFNHTNPLIWSDEEMKNVKTNGFNISREGDIFELVN; encoded by the coding sequence ATGATACGATCGGACACTTTCAATGTAGCATTCCTCCTGCTGATCAGCACAGCCATCTCGTCCTGCAAAGAAAAATCAGCAGGACAAGCTGAAGCCTCATTGCCTGACCAATTCATCATGGTGCTGGGTGTGGCGCAAGACGCCGGTTACCCGCAGGCTGGCTGCGAAAAAGCCTGTTGCCAACACTACTGGTCGGGTGAGCACAAAGAAGAGAGGGTGGTGAGCCTTGGCATCGTAGACAAGAAAGCCGGAAAGGTGTGGATGATCGAAGCCACGCCTGACTTCAAAAGCCAATGGCATGACCTGAATGAGAAGGCTGGTCTAAACAATACCTCTCCCGATGGCATTTTTCTCACCCATGCGCACGTAGGTCATTACACCGGATTGATGGAGCTGGGCAGAGAGATCATGGGGGCTGCCAGTGTGCCCGTTTACGGCATGCCGGTTATGCGGTCTTTCTTAACCCAAAATGGCCCCTGGAGCCAGCTGGTTGCCCTGGAAAATATCAGTCTGCAAAAGCTGGCGGCAGACTCTACGATTCAATTGTCACCTGACATTTCCATCACCCCATTTCTTGTTCCACACAGAGACGAGTTTTCAGAAACCGTGGGTTACCGCATTGAAAGCGGGCGTAAGGGTGTCATCTTCATCCCCGATATTGATAAATGGAGCAAGTGGGACAGAAACATCAGAGAGTTGGTAGCATCTGCCGACGTGGCCTTTCTGGATGCCACCTTTTTTCGAAAAGGAGAAATTGCCCGTGACATGAGCGAGGTGCCCCACCCTTTTGTAGAAGAATCGATGGCGCTATTTGAAGACTTGCCCGAAAGTGACAGACGGAAGGTACATTTCATTCATTTCAATCATACCAATCCGTTAATATGGAGCGATGAAGAGATGAAAAATGTAAAAACTAATGGGTTTAATATTTCCAGAGAAGGTGACATATTCGAATTAGTCAATTAA
- a CDS encoding RDD family protein, whose amino-acid sequence MPKFVTSQNIEIDLELASLGERILAFLIDMFVIFVFIVLCFWIISTGFDRPEFYFIPWVLVMFYSLLFESLFQGQSIGKKAMNIKVVKADGSPAGIVNYILRWVLRLVDIYFMSGGVAVITIIATQNGQRLGDLAAGTVVIRLQKQVSNADLVAKVDENHQVTFPTARVLNDSQIEVIRNALNLRKEGLNDQAVMLVSQKIKDLLSIETPMPDVKFLYTVIADYEYMAAKEM is encoded by the coding sequence ATGCCCAAATTTGTCACCAGTCAGAATATAGAAATCGACCTTGAGCTAGCCAGCCTTGGCGAAAGGATCCTTGCATTCCTGATTGACATGTTTGTGATTTTTGTATTCATCGTGCTGTGCTTTTGGATCATTTCCACAGGTTTTGACCGACCGGAGTTCTACTTCATTCCATGGGTATTGGTCATGTTTTATTCCCTGCTTTTCGAGTCTCTTTTTCAGGGGCAGAGTATTGGCAAAAAAGCCATGAATATCAAAGTGGTGAAGGCTGACGGCAGTCCCGCTGGAATTGTGAATTATATCCTCAGGTGGGTGCTTCGGCTTGTCGACATCTACTTTATGAGTGGAGGCGTTGCCGTGATTACCATTATTGCAACTCAAAACGGACAACGGCTGGGCGATCTGGCTGCGGGCACAGTGGTGATCAGACTACAAAAGCAGGTTTCTAATGCTGACCTGGTCGCAAAAGTCGATGAAAACCATCAGGTGACGTTTCCAACTGCCAGGGTGCTGAATGATAGCCAGATTGAAGTCATCAGAAATGCTTTGAACCTGCGGAAGGAGGGACTCAACGATCAGGCAGTGATGCTGGTGTCACAAAAAATCAAAGACCTGCTGTCCATAGAAACTCCGATGCCAGACGTGAAGTTTTTGTATACCGTAATTGCCGACTACGAGTACATGGCGGCCAAGGAGATGTAG